A single region of the Ornithorhynchus anatinus isolate Pmale09 chromosome 6, mOrnAna1.pri.v4, whole genome shotgun sequence genome encodes:
- the ACTL7A gene encoding actin-like protein 7A: MALPSAWSPQVAKVADGLAKRAVHVRVNESEQEDQGSECSAVIQEGAAKRAVRIRVPGEPREDTLHAPNDEAPKIIKPTRAVVVDLGTGYCKCGFAGEARPSHVVSSTVGKPLPEDTRLGNRRRESFVGHELLNSSEPLKLINPLKHGIIVDWDSMEEIWAYLFWHQLKVPPAEHAVLVSDPPLSPSTNREKYAEMLFETFDTPAMHIAYQSRLSMYSYGKTSGLVVEVGHGVSYVVPIFEGYPLPNITDRLDYAGSDVTLYLMELLKKSGSRLTKDHLENIDVIKKKHCFVALDPAQEMNCYKNEVIDYHLPDGQAIKIGTERFLCAEMLFKPSVIGSKQLGLHTLTLSCLHKCDIALKRNLMSNILLCGGCTMLHGFPARFQKELDKICPNDTPLVISSPGRDSSVWTGGSILASLQAFQPLWVYRWEYQEYGPYFLYRKCF; the protein is encoded by the coding sequence ATGGCGCTTCCTAGTGCCTGGTCCCCCCAAGTAGCCAAGGTAGCAGACGGCCTGGCGAAAAGAGCAGTGCACGTCAGAGTGAACGAGTCGGAGCAAGAAGACCAGGGCTCCGAATGCTCCGCCGTGATCCAGGAAGGCGCCGCCAAGAGAGCAGTGCGAATCCGAGTCCCCGGAGAGCCTAGAGAAGACACCCTGCACGCCCCAAACGACGAGGCACCCAAGATAATTAAGCCGACCAGAGCGGTGGTCGTCGACTTGGGCACCGGGTATTGTAAGTGCGGCTTTGCCGGCGAAGCCAGACCCTCCCACGTGGTTTCGTCGACAGTGGGCAAGCCTCTTCCGGAGGACACCAGGTTGGGGAACAGGCGGAGAGAGAGCTTCGTCGGTCATGAGCTCCTGAACTCGAGTGAACCCCTCAAACTCATCAATCCCCTGAAGCACGGCATCATCGTGGACTGGGACTCCATGGAAGAGATCTGGGCGTACCTGTTCTGGCACCAGTTGAAGGTCCCTCCTGCAGAACACGCAGTTCTCGTGTCAGACCCTCCCTTGAGCCCCTCGACCAACCGAGAGAAGTATGCGGAAATGCTGTTCGAGACCTTCGACACACCGGCCATGCACATAGCCTACCAATCCCGGCTGTCCATGTACTCTTACGGCAAAACCTCCGGTCTGGTGGTGGAAGTCGGTCACGGCGTGTCCTACGTGGTCCCTATCTTTGAGGGATACCCTTTGCCAAACATCACCGACAGGCTTGACTACGCGGGCTCGGACGTCACCCTCTACCTGATGGAGTTGCTGAAGAAATCTGGCAGCCGCTTGACCAAGGACCACCTGGAGAACATAGACGTCATCAAGAAGAAACATTGCTTCGTAGCTCTGGATCCTGCCCAGGAAATGAATTGTTACAAGAACGAGGTGATCGACTACCACCTTCCAGACGGGCAGGCGATCAAGATTGGCACGGAAAGGTTCCTCTGTGCAGAGATGCTCTTCAAGCCTTCCGTGATTGGGTCCAAGCAGCTGGGACTGCacaccttgactctctcctgcctccacaaGTGTGACATTGCCCTCAAAAGGAACCTGATGAGCAACATTCTGCTGTGTGGAGGCTGCACCATGTTGCATGGCTTCCCCGCTCGCTTCCAAAAGGAGCTGGACAAGATTTGCCCTAATGACACCCCCTTGGTGATTTCCTCACCTGGGAGGGACAGTTCAGTCTGGACCGGAGGGTCCATCCTTGCCTCGCTCCAAGCCTTCCAGCCCCTATGGGTCTATCGTTGGGAATACCAGGAATACGGGCCTTATTTCCTTTATAGGAAATGCTTCTGA